The following are encoded in a window of Gossypium raimondii isolate GPD5lz chromosome 13, ASM2569854v1, whole genome shotgun sequence genomic DNA:
- the LOC105784337 gene encoding glutelin type-D 1: protein MGLDLSPKLAKKVYGDDGGSYYAWCPNELPMLREGNIGAAKLALEKNGFALPRYSDSSMVAYVLQGGGVAGIILPESEEKVIAIKKGDAIALPFGVITWWYNKEDTELVVLFMGDTSKGHKPGQFTDFFLTGFNGIFTGFTTDFVKRAWDVDDDIAKALIGNQTGKGIVKLDANVKMPEPKPDHRKGMALNCKEAPLDTDIKNAGNVVLLNTQNLPLVGQVGLGADLVRLEGNAMCSPGFSCDSALQVTYIVKGSGRLQVVGVDGKRVLETIVKAGNLLIVPRFFVVSKIADPGGL from the exons ACGGTGACGATGGTGGAAGCTACTACGCTTGGTGCCCCAATGAACTCCCTATGCTGCGTGAAGGCAACATTGGTGCAGCCAAGCTGGCCCTTGAAAAGAATGGCTTTGCCCTCCCTCGTTACTCTGATTCTTCCATGGTCGCTTATGTCCTTCAag GAGGTGGTGTTGCTGGGATTATTCTCCCTGAATCTGAGGAGAAAGTGATTGCAATCAAGAAGGGTGATGCAATTGCTCTTCCATTTGGTGTTATCACCTGGTGGTACAACAAGGAGGACACTGAGTTGGTGGTCCTTTTCATGGGAGATACCTCAAAAGGCCATAAACCTGGTCAGTTCACTGATTTCTTCTTGACTGGCTTCAACGGCATCTTCACTGGCTTCACAACTGATTTTGTGAAAAGGGCATGGGATGTGGATGATGACATTGCCAAAGCCTTAATTGGAAACCAAACAGGCAAAGGCATTGTCAAGCTTGATGCCAATGTTAAGATGCCTGAACCGAAGCCGGATCACCGCAAAGGAATGGCCCTGAACTGCAAGGAAGCTCCGTTAGATACCGATATCAAAAACGCTGGCAATGTCGTGCTCTTGAACACCCAAAACCTCCCTTTGGTGGGTCAGGTTGGTCTCGGGGCCGATCTCGTTAGGTTGGAAGGTAATGCAATGTGCTCCCCTGGCTTTTCTTGTGATTCAGCCTTGCAGGTAACGTACATAGTTAAGGGCAGCGGTCGTCTCCAAGTGGTGGGTGTGGACGGCAAACGGGTCCTGGAAACCATTGTGAAAGCAGGTAATCTGTTGATTGTGCCAAGGTTCTTTGTTGTTTCAAAGATTGCTGATCCAGGTGGTTTGTGA